One window of Solwaraspora sp. WMMA2056 genomic DNA carries:
- a CDS encoding FAD-dependent oxidoreductase: MTDTASQIGVRSALDVAALRAATPGAALAHHLNSAGAALPSLTVLDTVIAHLRLESRLGGYEAAEAAGERTAQVYQLVADLIGASAADIALVESATVAWHRAIDALRLQAGDRILASASSYVSSALHLLELRRTRGIVVEVLPTDDSGGVDLYQLEQALRRPAALVTVAHVPTSSALIEPVAQVGALSAAAGVPLLVDATQSVGQLPVDVRAMRAGIVVATGRKFLRGPRGTGLLYLDPALHEQARPLTPDVRGARWTSDEEYDLLPGARRYETWEASHALRLGLGAALTEALAIGVDVISAYVSGLAARLRAGLAGLAGVRVVDPPAAGGGIVTFVRDGEEPAQTVRTLRAAGLHLVAVPASHGQWDLGRRGLPAVVRASVHVYNDDSDIDALLTQLARPVPPAAGQVTTPEPAPPSPVVAPPPGPSSGTLATGAAPALVTGTDRHADVVVVGAGIHGRSAAWSLAARGVRVVQLDRHPADHTDGSSHGRTRMIRRAYPSPVWDDLVQRAYTGWHELEQAADRRLVTTVGGLYARPARSSGTLRGPGCMLVDANQAAGILPGLVLGADMVAVHDPAAGVIDAAAAMSALAALGAAAGVDRRDGCAVTGWHPDGAGVRVRTDDGDLLADRLVICAGPWTADLVPDLAGQLSVVRIVNIHIGSSSPALLAPPALGPFSVEVPGVGLLYGIPAYGPDTVKVGFDHGPVDDLTRPPGPVTAAERDALLTVARRFLPAADGPVTAEVACRYTMAPGNRFAVGALPAHPQVLLAAACSGHGFKFGPAIGAALADLATGVPRSDLDFLAPAAMGVAGIVPGDPDGPGPDPVTPGTPSPTAARTSEPTAHRR; this comes from the coding sequence GACAGACACCGCATCCCAGATCGGCGTTCGCTCCGCCCTGGACGTCGCCGCCCTGCGCGCCGCCACCCCCGGTGCGGCCCTGGCGCACCACCTCAACTCCGCCGGTGCCGCTCTGCCCAGCCTCACCGTGCTCGACACGGTCATCGCCCACCTGCGGCTGGAGTCCCGCCTCGGCGGCTACGAGGCCGCCGAGGCCGCCGGCGAGCGAACCGCCCAGGTGTACCAGCTCGTCGCCGATCTCATTGGCGCCTCCGCCGCCGACATCGCCCTGGTGGAGAGCGCCACCGTCGCCTGGCACCGGGCGATCGACGCGCTGCGGCTGCAGGCCGGGGACCGGATCCTCGCCTCGGCGTCCAGCTACGTCAGCTCGGCGCTGCACCTGCTCGAACTGCGCCGCACCCGGGGCATCGTCGTCGAGGTGCTGCCCACCGACGACTCCGGCGGTGTCGACCTGTACCAGCTGGAGCAGGCCCTGCGCCGACCGGCGGCGCTGGTCACGGTGGCCCACGTACCGACCTCGTCGGCGTTGATCGAGCCCGTCGCACAGGTCGGCGCCCTGTCTGCCGCCGCCGGGGTGCCGCTGCTGGTCGACGCGACCCAGTCGGTGGGTCAACTGCCGGTCGACGTACGGGCGATGCGGGCCGGCATCGTGGTCGCCACCGGCCGCAAGTTCCTGCGGGGTCCGCGCGGCACCGGGCTGCTCTACCTCGACCCGGCGCTGCACGAGCAGGCCCGCCCACTGACCCCGGACGTACGGGGTGCCCGGTGGACCAGCGACGAGGAGTACGACCTGCTGCCCGGCGCGCGACGCTACGAGACCTGGGAAGCGTCGCACGCGTTGCGGCTCGGTCTGGGCGCCGCCCTCACCGAGGCGCTCGCCATCGGCGTCGACGTGATCTCGGCGTACGTCAGCGGGTTGGCCGCCCGGTTGCGCGCCGGCCTGGCCGGGCTCGCCGGGGTGCGGGTGGTCGACCCGCCGGCGGCCGGCGGCGGCATCGTCACGTTCGTCCGCGACGGCGAGGAACCGGCACAGACGGTACGCACCCTACGGGCCGCCGGCCTGCACCTGGTCGCCGTGCCGGCCAGCCACGGGCAGTGGGACCTGGGTCGACGCGGCCTGCCGGCCGTGGTCCGCGCCTCGGTGCACGTCTACAACGACGACAGTGACATCGACGCGCTGCTCACCCAGCTGGCCCGCCCGGTCCCGCCCGCCGCCGGGCAGGTGACGACGCCCGAACCGGCGCCGCCGTCGCCGGTCGTCGCCCCGCCCCCCGGCCCCAGCTCCGGCACCCTTGCCACCGGTGCCGCCCCTGCCCTGGTCACCGGCACCGACCGGCACGCCGACGTGGTGGTGGTCGGCGCCGGCATCCACGGCCGCAGCGCCGCCTGGTCGCTGGCCGCCCGGGGGGTCCGGGTGGTGCAGCTCGACCGGCACCCGGCCGACCACACCGACGGCTCGTCGCACGGGCGGACCCGGATGATCCGGCGCGCCTACCCGTCGCCGGTCTGGGACGACCTGGTGCAGCGGGCGTACACCGGCTGGCACGAGCTGGAGCAGGCCGCCGATCGCCGGTTGGTCACCACCGTCGGTGGGCTCTACGCCCGGCCGGCCCGGTCCAGCGGCACGCTGCGGGGCCCGGGGTGCATGCTGGTCGACGCCAACCAGGCCGCCGGAATCCTGCCCGGCCTGGTCCTCGGCGCCGACATGGTCGCCGTCCACGACCCGGCGGCGGGCGTCATCGACGCGGCAGCCGCGATGTCGGCGCTGGCCGCGCTCGGTGCCGCCGCCGGGGTGGACCGCCGGGACGGTTGCGCCGTCACCGGCTGGCACCCCGACGGTGCCGGGGTCCGGGTGCGCACCGACGACGGTGACCTGCTCGCCGACCGGCTGGTGATCTGCGCCGGCCCGTGGACCGCCGATCTGGTGCCGGATCTCGCCGGCCAACTCTCCGTCGTACGGATCGTCAACATCCACATCGGCTCGTCGTCCCCGGCGCTGCTGGCCCCGCCGGCGCTCGGCCCCTTCTCGGTGGAGGTCCCCGGCGTCGGGCTGCTCTACGGCATCCCGGCGTACGGCCCGGACACGGTCAAGGTCGGCTTCGACCACGGGCCCGTCGACGACCTCACCCGGCCGCCCGGGCCGGTCACCGCCGCCGAGCGCGACGCGTTGCTCACCGTCGCGCGCCGGTTCCTGCCGGCCGCCGACGGCCCGGTCACCGCCGAGGTGGCCTGCCGCTACACGATGGCGCCGGGCAACCGGTTCGCGGTCGGGGCGCTGCCGGCGCATCCGCAGGTCCTGCTGGCGGCGGCCTGCTCCGGGCACGGGTTCAAGTTCGGCCCGGCGATCGGCGCGGCGCTGGCCGACCTGGCCACCGGGGTGCCCCGGTCGGACCTGGACTTCCTCGCCCCGGCGGCGATGGGCGTGGCCGGGATCGTGCCCGGCGACCCGGACGGTCCCGGCCCCGACCCGGTCACCCCCGGAACACCGTCGCCGACCGCCGCTCGTACCAGCGAGCCAACTGCTCACCGGCGCTGA
- a CDS encoding GntR family transcriptional regulator: MPVSSTETTSSALVDATAAAIRAKIMSGEIPIGAQLRQAELAKLLGVSRTPVREALRQLQTGGLIEVVPHRGAVVRVPAPWEVREAYEVRAELEALACERAVSRITDDVLDELRAANSLLRRTEQAARGNIPQRRVEDDPGVARARLALATSTNAANDRFHTLIHQVAGNDWLARVIKEINEAFPRNVSALVLQDNPRHRDDNFHEHERIIAALAEEDGERARREMQAHVISAGEQLARWYERRSATVFRG; the protein is encoded by the coding sequence ATGCCAGTCAGCTCGACGGAAACGACCAGCAGTGCCCTCGTCGACGCCACCGCCGCCGCCATCCGCGCCAAGATCATGTCTGGCGAGATCCCGATCGGTGCCCAGCTGCGTCAGGCGGAACTGGCCAAGCTGCTCGGCGTCAGCCGGACCCCGGTCCGCGAGGCGCTGCGGCAGTTGCAGACCGGTGGGCTGATCGAGGTGGTGCCGCACCGGGGCGCGGTGGTGCGGGTGCCGGCGCCCTGGGAGGTCCGCGAGGCCTACGAGGTCCGCGCCGAGCTCGAGGCGCTGGCCTGCGAGCGGGCGGTCAGCCGGATCACCGACGACGTCCTCGACGAGCTGCGGGCGGCCAACTCGTTGCTGCGTCGCACCGAGCAGGCGGCCCGGGGCAACATCCCGCAACGACGGGTCGAGGACGACCCGGGGGTCGCCCGCGCCAGGCTGGCCCTGGCGACGTCGACCAACGCCGCGAACGACCGGTTCCACACCCTGATCCACCAGGTCGCCGGCAACGACTGGCTGGCCCGGGTGATCAAGGAGATCAACGAGGCGTTCCCGCGCAACGTCTCCGCGCTGGTGCTGCAGGACAACCCCCGGCACCGCGACGACAACTTCCACGAGCACGAGCGGATCATCGCGGCGCTGGCCGAAGAGGACGGTGAGCGCGCCCGACGCGAGATGCAGGCCCATGTGATCAGCGCCGGTGAGCAGTTGGCTCGCTGGTACGAGCGGCGGTCGGCGACGGTGTTCCGGGGGTGA
- a CDS encoding primary-amine oxidase — protein MSACHPTPDARTHRSHPLDPPSPAEIARAVAAARADGRLGERTRYWGATLDEAHARAVATGAAAAGEVRIGLVAMDHAAGTAWEIDVALTAGTDGAADRCLDWRPLDPRRPGITSEEARAAAQACRQSPLFREVLAKRGIHDVSLVMVDAESMGGFEPKRYADRRLTWGTVWHRVDEGDNGYVRPVQGVVPIIDMATMEVLEVEDHGVVPISDEAGPLEAAAWPTRPGLKPLDVVQPDGPSFDVDGWQVSWQGWRLRVGFTHREGLVLHDLEFQGRPVVKRAACNEMYVPYLDPNSTQYRKNFFDWGEYGAGPLTNSLALGCDCLGVIYYFDTAYLGGDGDPVTIPNAICMHEEDHSVLWKHNDLRRGVSQVRRSRRLVISNFQTVANYDYGFYWSLYQDGRIELEVKLTGMLSASGIHDGDEVRYGRVVAPNVQTPTHQHYFGLRLDMAVDGPHNRLVEEHAEGETDPALDPYGNAVRNVRTPLLRESQAARRTDPATARRWRVESATRTNRYGEPTAYRLLLPNTTRSFARPDSVMARRAPFIHQHLWATPYDPSEQFLGGQYPNHAEPGSDGVQVWQRQDRSIDGTELVLWPVLGTHHFPRPEQWPVMPVDAIHMILEPDGFFDRNPAMDVPDPAAARGTADACCATDSDVVPAD, from the coding sequence GTGAGTGCCTGCCACCCCACCCCGGACGCACGGACCCACCGCAGCCACCCGCTCGACCCGCCGAGCCCGGCGGAGATCGCCCGTGCCGTGGCGGCCGCCCGCGCCGATGGCCGGCTCGGCGAGCGGACCCGCTACTGGGGCGCCACGCTGGACGAAGCCCACGCCCGTGCCGTCGCCACCGGGGCCGCCGCTGCCGGCGAGGTCCGCATCGGGCTGGTGGCCATGGACCACGCCGCCGGCACCGCCTGGGAGATCGACGTCGCGTTGACTGCAGGAACGGACGGCGCCGCCGACCGGTGCCTCGACTGGCGTCCGCTCGACCCACGCCGGCCGGGCATCACCTCCGAGGAGGCCCGCGCCGCCGCCCAGGCCTGCCGGCAGAGCCCGCTGTTCCGTGAGGTGCTCGCCAAGCGGGGCATCCACGACGTCTCCCTGGTCATGGTCGACGCCGAGTCGATGGGCGGCTTCGAGCCGAAGCGCTACGCCGACCGTCGGCTGACCTGGGGCACCGTCTGGCACCGGGTCGACGAGGGCGACAACGGCTACGTCCGCCCGGTGCAGGGCGTGGTGCCGATCATCGACATGGCCACCATGGAGGTGCTGGAGGTCGAGGACCACGGGGTGGTCCCGATCTCGGACGAGGCCGGCCCGCTGGAGGCGGCGGCCTGGCCGACCCGACCCGGCCTCAAGCCGCTGGACGTGGTGCAGCCCGACGGGCCCAGCTTCGACGTCGACGGCTGGCAGGTCAGCTGGCAGGGCTGGCGGCTGCGGGTCGGGTTCACCCACCGGGAGGGCCTGGTCCTGCACGACCTGGAGTTCCAGGGGCGACCGGTGGTCAAGCGGGCCGCCTGCAACGAGATGTACGTGCCGTACCTGGACCCCAACTCCACCCAGTACCGCAAGAACTTCTTCGACTGGGGCGAGTACGGTGCCGGACCACTGACCAACTCGCTGGCCCTGGGCTGCGACTGCCTCGGCGTCATCTACTACTTCGACACCGCCTACCTCGGCGGCGACGGCGACCCGGTGACCATCCCGAACGCGATCTGCATGCACGAGGAGGACCACAGCGTCCTCTGGAAGCACAACGACCTGCGCCGTGGGGTCAGCCAGGTGCGTCGCTCCCGGCGACTGGTGATCTCGAACTTCCAGACGGTGGCCAACTACGACTACGGCTTCTACTGGTCGCTGTACCAGGACGGCCGCATCGAGCTGGAGGTCAAGCTCACCGGCATGCTCTCCGCCTCCGGCATTCACGACGGCGACGAGGTGCGCTACGGCCGGGTCGTCGCACCGAACGTGCAGACCCCCACCCACCAGCACTACTTCGGGCTGCGCCTGGACATGGCGGTGGACGGGCCGCACAACCGCCTCGTCGAGGAGCATGCCGAGGGGGAGACCGATCCGGCGCTCGACCCGTACGGCAACGCGGTGCGCAACGTGCGGACCCCGCTGCTGCGCGAGTCGCAGGCCGCGCGGCGCACCGACCCGGCGACCGCGCGGCGCTGGCGGGTGGAGAGCGCCACCCGGACCAACCGGTACGGTGAACCGACCGCCTACCGGCTGCTGTTGCCGAACACCACCCGGTCGTTCGCCCGGCCCGATTCGGTGATGGCCCGCCGGGCACCGTTCATCCATCAGCATCTGTGGGCCACGCCGTACGACCCGAGCGAGCAGTTCCTCGGCGGCCAGTACCCCAACCACGCCGAGCCCGGCTCCGACGGGGTCCAGGTCTGGCAGCGTCAGGACCGGTCGATCGACGGCACCGAGTTGGTGCTCTGGCCGGTGCTCGGCACCCACCACTTCCCCCGCCCGGAGCAGTGGCCGGTGATGCCGGTGGACGCCATCCACATGATCCTGGAGCCGGACGGCTTCTTCGACCGCAATCCGGCGATGGACGTGCCGGATCCGGCGGCGGCGCGGGGCACCGCGGACGCCTGCTGCGCGACCGACTCTGACGTGGTGCCGGCCGACTGA